From a single Syngnathus scovelli strain Florida chromosome 2, RoL_Ssco_1.2, whole genome shotgun sequence genomic region:
- the tmem115 gene encoding transmembrane protein 115 encodes MNRYLPVARQHFLAALASTSVVVKAISALVILLYLLSWAVDTSYALGVTPGYLFPPNFWVWTLVTHGIIEQHVWGVVANVGTVMSCGRLLEPLWGALELLIFFAVVNVSAGLLAGLSYFLTYVATFNLDFLFAVRVHGVAGFLGGVLVALKQTMGDTTVLRVPQVRLKAAPALILFLLALLRLSGLLKSSAPLASYSYGALSGWVYLRFYQRHSRGRGDMSDHFAFASFFPEALQPAVGLLAGLVHATLVKVKVCRKMVKRYDVGAPSSITISLPGTDPQDAERRRQLALKALNERLKRVEDQSAWPSMDDEEDEDVDEIRTDTQPLLPRDPPSSMPRPAAGGAVGMALSSTSSSSMSQSGAAQANPESSIISFEDAPSRS; translated from the exons ATGAATCGTTATCTGCCTGTGGCAAGGCAGCACTTTCTGGCTGCACTAGCAAGCACTAGTGTGGTTGTGAAAGCTATCAGTGCTCTGGTGATTCTCCTCTACCTGCTCTCCTGGGCCGTGGACACATCGTATGCACTGGGGGTTACCCCCGGATATCTGTTCCCTCCTAACTTCTGGGTGTGGACTCTGGTCACCCACGGAATCATCGAGCAGCACGTGTGGGGGGTGGTGGCCAATGTTGGGACTGTGATGTCCTGTGGGCGCCTGCTGGAGCCTTTGTGGGGTGCCCTGGAACTGCTGATCTTCTTCGCAGTGGTAAATGTATCTGCAGGCCTTCTAGCAGGCCTCTCCTACTTCCTCACCTATGTGGCCACCTTCAACCTGGACTTCCTGTTTGCTGTCCGCGTCCATGGAGTGGCCGGCTTCCTGGGAGGTGTCCTGGTGGCACTGAAGCAGACCATGGGGGACACAACGGTACTCCGAGTTCCACAG GTAAGGCTCAAAGCAGCCCCAGCTTTGATCCTCTTCCTCTTGGCCTTGCTGCGCCTCTCAGGCCTGCTGAAGAGCTCCGCCCCCCTGGCCTCATACAGTTATGGCGCCCTGTCTGGCTGGGTGTACCTACGCTTCTACCAGAGGCACAGCAGGGGCCGCGGCGACATGTCGGATCACTTTGCCTTTGCGAGTTTCTTCCCTGAGGCGCTGCAGCCAGCAGTGGGCCTGCTGGCGGGATTGGTTCACGCCACCCTGGTGAAGGTGAAGGTGTGCAGGAAGATGGTGAAGAGGTACGACGTGGGCGCGCCGTCGTCCATCACCATCAGCCTGCCAGGGACAGACCCGCAGGATGCTGAGAGGAGGAG ACAACTGGCTCTCAAGGCTCTGAACGAGCGTCTAAAGCGTGTGGAGGACCAGTCAGCTTGGCCTAGCATGGACGACGAGGAAGATGAGGACGTGGACGAGATCCGGACCGATACGCAGCCCCTCCTCCCTCGTGACCCTCCATCCTCAATGCCTCGGCCAGCAGCGGGGGGCGCTGTCGGCATGGCCCTCTCCTCCACTTCCTCATCCTCGATGTCGCAGAGTGGTGCTGCACAAGCCAACCCAGAGTCAAGCATCATCAGTTTCGAGGACGCACCTTCTAGATCGTAA